In Mastomys coucha isolate ucsf_1 unplaced genomic scaffold, UCSF_Mcou_1 pScaffold5, whole genome shotgun sequence, one genomic interval encodes:
- the Cep295nl gene encoding protein DDC8 homolog isoform X2 produces MQRERERAAQLSPSSGDEALVLRQKPSQMQALEEEEEEEDSVSLQQWKAQQLQRLAEELKAEWQEARLQQARQAKRLYLAHLLDEAAERAVGNNPSVDEQNQRGTAKHTRAKERNRAAFREEKGRRGEHPRQHPKSRKKAPCSKRRSSAKARGPASGEKGKGRRVSSSKSHGGYQGPRVTRKVNVAKRNTFFDGETDFVEEVQKECPWEGRRPSARGTRFAHNLKAQSLQDETPALAQPLPLGPAFKQGPAAQAPPGKYNKNLWHKEIESTFEELFNTNRKLKKHLNLHLEQRLKVDQNPEEHQSYSEIRSENFGTLREESPEEAETAEESGSPREVETPETWSKANLKQILSDAEYPRYQQMAKYPLKSESLVPVKAGTSRKQDDLFSLSPESDQEPPKSPAVEDESLKPYLQKQADSVASWMALRQKQKAELEQRRQKTLLELTEHPNMSLEIHYKAELEEERRARRRMRLALLRSNSTGIPPPAPDRNISLDSGLLDEDKQNQMIRDLQQQILEQNKLHQEFLEKARKRLQEFQKSF; encoded by the coding sequence atgcagagagaaagggagagagcagCCCAGCTGAGCCCCTCTTCCGGAGATGAAGCCTTAGTTTTAAGACAGAAGCCTTCACAGATGCAagccctggaggaggaggaggaggaggaggacagtgtTAGTCTGCAGCAGTGGAAAGCGCAGCAGCTGCAGCGCCTGGCTGAGGAGTTGAAGGCAGAGTGGCAGGAGGCCCGGCTGCAGCAGGCCCGACAAGCCAAGCGCCTCTACTTAGCGCACCTGTTGGACGAGGCGGCCGAGCGGGCTGTGGGAAACAACCCCAGCGTGGATGAACAGAACCAGAGAGGAACAGCAAAACACACGAGGGCTAAAGAGAGAAACCGAGCAGCATTCAGAGAGGAGAAGGGTCGCAGGGGGGAGCATCCCAGACAGCACCCCAAGTCCCGGAAGAAGGCACCATGCTCAAAGAGACGGAGTTCTGCCAAAGCTCGGGGCCCAGCCTCTGGTGAGAAGGGTAAAGGGAGACGGGTGTCTTCAAGTAAGAGCCATGGTGGCTACCAGGGCCCTCGGGTGACCAGAAAGGTTAACGTGGCAAAACGCAACACATTCTTTGATGGAGAAACTGACTTTGTGGAGGAAGTACAGAAGGAATGCCCCTGGGAGGGGAGGCGGCCCTCAGCAAGGGGGACTCGATTTGCTCATAACCTCAAGGCCCAGAGTCTGCAGGATGAAACACCAGCCCTTGCTCAGCCCTTGCCCCTTGGCCCCGCCTTCAAACAAGGGCCTGCAGCCCAGGCGCCCCCAGGCAAGTACAACAAGAATCTGTGGCACAAAGAAATAGAATCTACCTTTGAAGAATTGTTTAACACAAACAGGAAGCTGAAGAAACATCTGAATTTGCACCTCGAACAGAGACTCAAGGTGGACCAGAATCCAGAGGAGcaccagagctactcagagattCGGAGTGAGAACTTTGGCACCCTGAGAGAGGAGAGTCCGGAAGAGGCAGAAACCGCCGAGGAGTCTGGGAGCCCAAGGGAGGTGGAGACCCCTGAGACATGGTCCAAAGCCAATCTGAAACAGATACTGAGTGACGCAGAGTACCCCAGGTACCAACAGATGGCAAAGTACCCATTAAAGAGTGAAAGCCTTGTGCCTGTCAAGGCAGGGACATCCAGAAAACAAGACGACTTATTCTCACTAAGCCCAGAGTCTGATCAGGAGCCACCCAAGTCCCCGGCGGTGGAAGACGAAAGTCTCAAGCCTTACCTGCAGAAACAGGCAGACTCTGTAGCAAGCTGGATGGCTTTGAGGCAAAAGCAGAAGGCGGAGTTGGAacagagaagacaaaagacactTTTGGAGCTGACAGAACACCCCAACATGAGCTTGGAGATCCATTACAAGGCTGAGCTGGAAGAAGAACGCCGGGCGCGCAGACGGATGCGCTTGGCTCTCCTCAGATCTAATTCCACCGGGATCCCGCCCCCGGCCCCTGACCGAAATATTTCCCTGGATAGCGGCCTTCTCGACGAGGACAAACAGAACCAGATGATCCGAGACCTTCAGCAGCAGATCTTAGAGCAAAACAAGTTACACCAGGAGTTTTTGGAAAAAGCCAGGAAACGCTTGCAAGAGtttcaaaaatcattttaa
- the Cep295nl gene encoding protein DDC8 homolog isoform X1, with the protein MSAKLTEMQRERERAAQLSPSSGDEALVLRQKPSQMQALEEEEEEEDSVSLQQWKAQQLQRLAEELKAEWQEARLQQARQAKRLYLAHLLDEAAERAVGNNPSVDEQNQRGTAKHTRAKERNRAAFREEKGRRGEHPRQHPKSRKKAPCSKRRSSAKARGPASGEKGKGRRVSSSKSHGGYQGPRVTRKVNVAKRNTFFDGETDFVEEVQKECPWEGRRPSARGTRFAHNLKAQSLQDETPALAQPLPLGPAFKQGPAAQAPPGKYNKNLWHKEIESTFEELFNTNRKLKKHLNLHLEQRLKVDQNPEEHQSYSEIRSENFGTLREESPEEAETAEESGSPREVETPETWSKANLKQILSDAEYPRYQQMAKYPLKSESLVPVKAGTSRKQDDLFSLSPESDQEPPKSPAVEDESLKPYLQKQADSVASWMALRQKQKAELEQRRQKTLLELTEHPNMSLEIHYKAELEEERRARRRMRLALLRSNSTGIPPPAPDRNISLDSGLLDEDKQNQMIRDLQQQILEQNKLHQEFLEKARKRLQEFQKSF; encoded by the coding sequence ATGTCTgcaaaactcacagagatgcagagagaaagggagagagcagCCCAGCTGAGCCCCTCTTCCGGAGATGAAGCCTTAGTTTTAAGACAGAAGCCTTCACAGATGCAagccctggaggaggaggaggaggaggaggacagtgtTAGTCTGCAGCAGTGGAAAGCGCAGCAGCTGCAGCGCCTGGCTGAGGAGTTGAAGGCAGAGTGGCAGGAGGCCCGGCTGCAGCAGGCCCGACAAGCCAAGCGCCTCTACTTAGCGCACCTGTTGGACGAGGCGGCCGAGCGGGCTGTGGGAAACAACCCCAGCGTGGATGAACAGAACCAGAGAGGAACAGCAAAACACACGAGGGCTAAAGAGAGAAACCGAGCAGCATTCAGAGAGGAGAAGGGTCGCAGGGGGGAGCATCCCAGACAGCACCCCAAGTCCCGGAAGAAGGCACCATGCTCAAAGAGACGGAGTTCTGCCAAAGCTCGGGGCCCAGCCTCTGGTGAGAAGGGTAAAGGGAGACGGGTGTCTTCAAGTAAGAGCCATGGTGGCTACCAGGGCCCTCGGGTGACCAGAAAGGTTAACGTGGCAAAACGCAACACATTCTTTGATGGAGAAACTGACTTTGTGGAGGAAGTACAGAAGGAATGCCCCTGGGAGGGGAGGCGGCCCTCAGCAAGGGGGACTCGATTTGCTCATAACCTCAAGGCCCAGAGTCTGCAGGATGAAACACCAGCCCTTGCTCAGCCCTTGCCCCTTGGCCCCGCCTTCAAACAAGGGCCTGCAGCCCAGGCGCCCCCAGGCAAGTACAACAAGAATCTGTGGCACAAAGAAATAGAATCTACCTTTGAAGAATTGTTTAACACAAACAGGAAGCTGAAGAAACATCTGAATTTGCACCTCGAACAGAGACTCAAGGTGGACCAGAATCCAGAGGAGcaccagagctactcagagattCGGAGTGAGAACTTTGGCACCCTGAGAGAGGAGAGTCCGGAAGAGGCAGAAACCGCCGAGGAGTCTGGGAGCCCAAGGGAGGTGGAGACCCCTGAGACATGGTCCAAAGCCAATCTGAAACAGATACTGAGTGACGCAGAGTACCCCAGGTACCAACAGATGGCAAAGTACCCATTAAAGAGTGAAAGCCTTGTGCCTGTCAAGGCAGGGACATCCAGAAAACAAGACGACTTATTCTCACTAAGCCCAGAGTCTGATCAGGAGCCACCCAAGTCCCCGGCGGTGGAAGACGAAAGTCTCAAGCCTTACCTGCAGAAACAGGCAGACTCTGTAGCAAGCTGGATGGCTTTGAGGCAAAAGCAGAAGGCGGAGTTGGAacagagaagacaaaagacactTTTGGAGCTGACAGAACACCCCAACATGAGCTTGGAGATCCATTACAAGGCTGAGCTGGAAGAAGAACGCCGGGCGCGCAGACGGATGCGCTTGGCTCTCCTCAGATCTAATTCCACCGGGATCCCGCCCCCGGCCCCTGACCGAAATATTTCCCTGGATAGCGGCCTTCTCGACGAGGACAAACAGAACCAGATGATCCGAGACCTTCAGCAGCAGATCTTAGAGCAAAACAAGTTACACCAGGAGTTTTTGGAAAAAGCCAGGAAACGCTTGCAAGAGtttcaaaaatcattttaa